The Muricauda sp. SCSIO 65647 genome includes a region encoding these proteins:
- a CDS encoding cadherin domain-containing protein — MKKKLLFLSVLMVIASCSKDESNGNADNIPIDANERPLVLAQSFEIDENSRNGTSLGFVDAEDPDGDDITYSLERSGNVSSMGININRTSGELRVIDSEILDYETAQSISLQVLVGDGVAQSSATITIVVLDVEDGPLTNYQKGFLDEYHYLTFKLAPDAFGGTLSEKWSENIKLFLDGDFPQGFDQTVQQYLNEFNTFFDDGFQIELVATIEESNVHLIFGPASLVSPVWPDMYSLISGNNFGGYALYDTNGEYHIFSGRIWMGSESEALFKHELGHIIGLGHTSQRFCGIIPERSVMCSGAAAQFNPFDREIIKTLYRPEIEVGKNITELRPIITDLILNGDIVL; from the coding sequence ATGAAAAAAAAGCTCCTATTTCTCTCGGTTTTAATGGTCATAGCAAGTTGTAGTAAAGATGAATCAAATGGCAATGCAGACAATATTCCCATAGACGCCAATGAAAGGCCTCTGGTTTTGGCCCAATCTTTTGAAATCGATGAGAATTCAAGAAATGGAACATCATTGGGGTTCGTTGATGCAGAAGACCCTGATGGAGATGATATTACTTATAGCTTAGAAAGGTCTGGCAATGTATCTTCAATGGGCATAAATATCAATAGAACCTCGGGCGAATTAAGAGTGATAGATTCTGAAATACTTGATTATGAAACTGCCCAATCGATTTCGTTGCAGGTTTTGGTGGGCGATGGCGTTGCCCAATCTTCTGCAACCATTACAATAGTTGTTTTAGACGTTGAAGATGGTCCTTTGACCAATTATCAAAAAGGTTTTTTGGACGAATATCATTACCTGACATTCAAATTGGCCCCTGATGCTTTTGGAGGTACATTGAGCGAAAAGTGGAGCGAAAATATCAAACTCTTTCTCGATGGAGATTTTCCTCAGGGATTTGACCAAACCGTACAACAATATCTAAATGAGTTCAATACATTTTTCGACGATGGATTTCAAATAGAACTGGTAGCAACTATTGAAGAATCAAATGTTCATTTGATTTTTGGTCCTGCATCCTTGGTGTCTCCCGTTTGGCCTGATATGTACAGCCTCATAAGCGGTAATAATTTTGGGGGCTATGCATTGTACGACACCAATGGCGAATACCATATTTTTAGTGGTAGAATATGGATGGGGTCTGAAAGCGAAGCCCTTTTCAAGCATGAGCTTGGCCATATAATTGGGTTAGGGCATACCAGTCAACGTTTTTGTGGTATCATTCCCGAAAGAAGTGTCATGTGTTCTGGGGCAGCAGCACAGTTCAACCCATTTGATCGCGAAATAATAAAAACGCTTTATCGGCCCGAAATTGAAGTTGGCAAAAACATTACGGAATTGCGTCCCATAATCACTGATTTGATCCTTAATGGTGATATCGTACTGTGA